AAATGAGCAATGCGGGAATCAGTCCGCACAACGACAACAATACATGTTTGATTCTTGCGCCGCCAACAAAGACCAAAATCATTCCGAGCGCAAAGATCATAGAACCGGTACTAAAGTTCGGCTGAACCATCACCAATAAAACGACAAGCCCGATCCAGATCATCAACGGCATAAATCCCGTTTTGAAATCTGCAAGCTTTTCTCGTTTATTAGAGAGCAGATATGCCAGATGAAACAACAGAGCAAACTTTGCAATCTCCGATGGTTGCAATGAAAATCCGCCGACAGAAAGCCAGCGTGCTGCTCCTTTCACTTCTCCACCAAGTACTCGTGTTGCAAACAACAATCCGATGGAAGCGATCAGTACCCATTTGGTCAATGGTTTATATTTTTTGTAATCCAAATTGATGGCGAAGAACATAACAACCAAACCAACAAGAATTTTGGCGATATGTTTGTTTACCAAACCACTCGCCGATTGCATCTTTTGCATCGCCCATGTCGATGATGCGCTGTAGACCACAACGGTACTCGCGACCATCAACATCAACACGACAAATAATGTAATTCGATCAATATGATTTTTTTCTGATGCCATGAATTATTATAATTGATTTACTAACTGTTTGAATACTCTTCCGCGTTCTTCGTAATCCTTAAACCAATCGAACGACGTGCAGGCAGGTGAAAGAAGAATGACATCTCCTTTTATTGATAACGATGTTGCGGTTTCAATTACCTTTTTCATTGATTCAATATTTGGTTTTGTATCACCAATTGTTGCAACTTTGGTGACGGGAACTATCTCGCTGAAATTTTTCACAATCGTATCGGCAGAATAACCTGTCGCCACAATTGCTTTCACTTTTTTCTTCACAAGATCAAAGATCGTGGAATAGTCATTTCCTTTATCTTTTCCACCTAAGATCAATACAATCGGATCCTTATAACTTTTCAACGCCATTTCCACTGCTTCAACCGTTGTTGCTTTGGAATTGTTGATATACTTAATTCCATTCACTTCACGCACAAATTCTTGTCGGTGCTCAACTCCCTTAAAATTTCGCAGAGTTGATTTGATATGCGCCGGTTTTATTCCCATCAATTGCGCCGCAAGTGCCGCCGCCATTGCATTCTGCAGATTGTGCTCACCCTTAATCGAAATATCGTCGATGGCGATAATTGGATGTTCCTCACGATCAATCACCGTCATTAACATTCTATTTTCTTCAAATGCACCTTCATCAATTGTTCGTTTCGTACTAAACTGGATAACTTTTGATTTTTGACTTTTAACTTGTTTCTTAGTCCACTCATCATCCGCATTGCTGATCAAAAAATCTTCTGCTGTTTGGTTCATCACCATTCGTGCTTTTGACGCAGCATATTGTTCCATTGAATTGTTATACCGGTCAAGATGATTCTGTGTGATATTCAAAATGACCGCTATCTTCGGACGAAATGTATTGATAAAGTCCAACTGAAAACTGCTCACTTCCAAAATGACAACAGTCTCCGGATCAACGTCCAAAACGAGTGATGAGAATGCCGTTCCAATGTTACCCGCAACAACGTGTTTTTTCTTTGCATCGCTGAATATCCTCCCGAGTAATGTTGTGGTGGTTGTTTTTCCGTTACTGCCTGTAATCGCAATAATTGGACCTTGACAAAACCAGCTTGCAACTTCAATCTCTGCAACGACGTTTATTCCACGTTTTTGTGCTTCCAAAACTACCGGTGCATTTGTTGGGACACCGGGACTTATCACCATGACCGAACAATCATAAACCGCATCGCTGTGTCCGCCGAATTCACCGGCAATGTTTCCCAACCGAAGTTCTGCGATATGCTGCTGCGTGCTTTCGCTGCTTCCAAAATCACTGACGAACACTTTTACATTGTGCGAATGAAGCAATTGTGCAACAGCTACACCGCTCCGCTCTGCTCCAATGACACTTACTTTTTTTCCGGATACCGCTTGAATACTCACGTTATTACTACCGTACCTTAAATGTTGTCAAACTCAGGATCATCATCAGTATTGCCAGAATATAGAATCGTGTAACAATTTTCGGCTCAGCCCAACCTAACAATTCAAAATGATGATGAATTGGCGCCATTTTGAAGACGCGGCGTCCTTCGCCATATTTTTTCTTTGTGTATTTGAAATACAATCTCTGCACAATTACTGAGACGGTCTCCATAAAAAATATTCCGCCAAGAATCGGAAGAATTAGTTCTTTTTTAGCCATGACTGTCAACGCTCCGATTGCTCCCCCGAGCGCAAGCGAACCGGTATCACCCATAAAAATTTGAGCAGGATATGAGTTGTACCATAAGAATCCGAGCGAGGCGCCGACAAGAGCGATACAAAACACAACGAGCTCGCCATTTCCACGCAGATAAATTATGTTTAAGTAACTGCTGAATTCAATATTTCCGGAGATGTAAACGATGATTCCAAGCGTCATCGCAACAATTCCGGATGTGCCAATAGCAAGACCGTCAAGTCCATCGGTCAGGTTCACTGCATTTGATGTTGCAGTAATGATGAAAATGACAAGCGGTATATATAAAATTCCAAAATCAAATTCTAAATTCTTAAAAAACGGTACTGTGGTTACAGTGTTCGCGTTGATCGCTTTCAATTCCGGCATCGAATAAAGAACATATCCAAGGATCAATCCAATCGACACCTGACCGATAATCTTATACCAGCCGATGAGTCCTTCTTTTTTCTTTTTGACGATCTTCAGATAATCATCCATAAACCCGACGATACCAAGTCCGCCCGTAACAAGAATGATCATCTGCACATATGTGTTGGTCAGATCTCCCCAAAGAATTGTTGGAATCAGAATTGCGGCAATGACGATGATGCCTCCCATCATCGGTGTTCCCGCTTTCAATTTATGTTTCTCAGGAGAACCTTCGCGGTACGTTGTGACGATTCCTTTTGCTTTCAACATCTTTATTACTTTTCCGCCAATGATGAAGCTGATGAACAATGCGGTGATGGCAGCCATAGCGGCGCGGAACGTAAGATATTTCACCACACCAAATCCCGGCGGGTGATATACTTGTTCGATCCAATATAACAGATGATACAGCATCAGTGAATGTCCTTTGCTTCAAGTTGTCCGTTTGTATTCGTCAAACGATGTACAACATCTTCCATTTTCATTCCGCGTGAACCTTTTATCAGCACAACATCACCATTGCTCAATTGTTTTTTCAAATCATTCGAGAGTTCTTCCTTCAGTTCATAATGCTTTGCCGCAGCGCCAAATGCTTCGCTGGTATATTTTGAGAACGGCCCAATGGTGAACAATTGATCGAATCCCATTTCTGAAACAATCACTCCGATATTCGTATGCTCCCGCTTTGAGGCATCCCCAAGTTCCCGCATATCGCCAAGAACAATCACTTTTTTTCCTGTCGCACTGAACGATTGCAGAGTTTTTAATGCAACAATCACAGAATCCGGATTGGAATTATAGGTATCATTCAGGATTGTGATGCCGCTATAGTTCATCACTTCCATTCGCTTGGACGCTGGCGAAAATTGTTCAAGCGCACCGACAATTTTTTTTGCTTTCACTTTCAATTTCAAACCGATAGCGCTTGCGGCCAGTGCGTTAGTAACATTATGTGGTCCCGGAACCGAAAGCTGTACAACAAACGAGATATTCTTTTTTGTCCATTCAATACTAAACTCTGGTTGTCCCAATTCATCTATATGGATTTTTTTTGCACGCACATCTGCTTTTGTTGCTGATCCATAGCCGATTGTATGTTTCAATGATTTACAATCACTGGCAAGATATGTATCGTCACAATTGACAAATGCAATTCCCGAATGCTGGCTGAGATACCTGAACAATGCTTTCTCTTCTTTTGCGACACCCTCTTCGTCCCCAAAAAATTCCAGGTGCTCTTTGCCGATATTCGTAATCAATCCGTGGGTCGGTTCTGCAATCTCGCAGAGATAGTTCAATTCACCAAAATGATTTGTGCCGATTTCTATCACAGCTGCATCATGTTTATTTCTCAATCGAAAAAGTGTTTGCGGAACGCCGATATGATTGTTTAAATTTCCTTCCGTACTCAGCACATCATATTTCGTACGAAGCACTGCCGATACCATCTCTTTCGTTGTTGTTTTACCATTACTTCCCGCGATGGCAATCACCGGTATGTCAAATTTTCTGCGATAAATCCGTGCCAATTCTCCATAGGCAATTGTTGTATCGTCAACAATCACAAACACGCAGGGAAACGTCCGAAAATATGATTCATGTTTTTTTGCCCACTCACGATGGATAACAATGACGGATGCTTCTGATTTCACAGCGGTATCAATAAAATCATGACCGTCAAATTTTTCCCCCTTCAGAGCAAAGAACAGATCATCCTTCTTCACGGAACGGGAATCTGTAGAAACATTGAAGATGACTCTTCGCTTCAATAGTTCAGCATTGATGAGTTCCGCACCGGTGATATTCTTCAAGTCTTTTGTTGAAATCTTTTTCATGAAATCAATGAATACTTTTTAAAATCTCTTCTTTATCGCTGAAGTGAATCTTTTCTTTGCCGATTACCTGGTAATCCTCGTGCCCTTTTCCCGCAACCAGAATCACATCACCGGACTGTGCTATCGATATTCCCTTCGCAATTGCTTTTCCTCTGTCTGATTCCACTATTGGCTTTGCCTTTGCCGATATTCCTTCAAGGATATCGCTAATAATCTCCATTGGATCCTCCGTACGAGGATTGTCAGATGTAACAATCATGACATCACTCAACCGTTCTGCAATTGCTCCCATTTTCGGACGTTTGGTGATGTCACGGTTTCCGCCTGCGCCAAAAATGGTGATGATCTTGTTTTTTCGTCGTTGCGGCAACACATCATGGATTGTTTGAAGACAATTCTCCAACGCATCCGGAGTATGTGCATAATCAACAATCGCAGTCCAACCTTTTGGAGATTGGATTTGATCGAATCTTCCCGGAGCCGGAATCAGCGTTGAGTACACGTGAACTTCCGGCGTTATTCCTAATCCTTTCATTATGCCAAACGCACCGAGAAAATTATAGACATTGAATCTTCCCACAAGCGTTGTTGCAATAGGTTTATTATCAATTATTGCAGTAAAACCATTCACGCTGACGGAAACATTTTCTGCTTTTATATCTGCAGCATTCGTTACGCCATATGTGATTACCTTCGCTTTGCAACCTTCTACAATTCGTGTTCCGTATTCAGAATCGACATTTGTTATTGCAACAGCTTTAGAACTTAATCCGTCGAACAAAATTTTCTTTGCCTGAAAATACTGATCCATCGTTCCATGATAATCAAGATGGTCCTGTGTCAGATTTGTAAAAACGGCAGCTTTGAAATCGATTCCATGTACGCGATACTGCTGCAGTGCATGCGATGATACTTCCATCACACAATGCGTACATCCTTTTTGCACCATTTGTTCGAACAATTGCTGCATCTCCAGCGATTCCGGTGTGGTATGCGTTGCCGGAAGTTTTTCATTGCCAATCGCATATTCTACCGTTCCGATCAAACCGACTTTATTCTTCGGATCCGATTCTAGCATTTGTTTGATCAAAAATGTTGTGGTCGTTTTACCGTTTGTTCCTGTCACTCCAATCATCGACATCTTTGCCGAAGGATTGCCATAATAATTAGCCGCAATTTGTGCTAATGCTTTTCTTGTATTGCTGACGACAATTTTTACTGTTCCTGTGTGCATGCACATTGCATCTGGAATGGCATGATCATCTTCCATCACGATCACTTTTGCTCCGTTTGCAATCGCTGCCGATAAGAATGTATGTCCGTCAACACCTGCACCTTTTAACGCCACAAAAAGATTCTCTCGTTGTACTTTACGGGAATCATATTGTATTCCGCTTACTTTCACATCGTGCGTTGTCACCATTTTTCCATACGTTGTCTGGAACATCTTGGAGACAGGTACACCTTGTAATAATACAGAGAGGGTCATTTTTAAATATTAATTTTCAAGATTACAAAATTTCATGACGGCAAAAATAACGAACTGCCAATAATCCGTTCCGGATCTAACATCCCGTTGATATTCTGAAACAATCTGAGATCTTTTTTCTGCAATCTGGTTACTGATTTAATAAAGCTGAGCTGTCGCAATCGTTTTTGGCTCACACATGATCGTCACTTTTGTTCCTTGCTTCATCGAAGTACCTGGGCTTGGAAATTGATTGATCACAATTCCTGAGCCAACGATGGAAACTTCATACTGTTCTGCTGCCAGCTTATTTACTGCACGGCGAACACTTAGTCCTCGCACATCCGGCACACGTAAAGCACTGGCCGCAATGGTCTGTTCCGTTTCATTCATCATCAATTGAACAATGGAACCACGTTCAACTTTTTTTCCTGCTTGAGGATATTGCCGCACCACTTCTTCTCCTGTCCCGATTACTTTTGCTG
The Bacteroidota bacterium DNA segment above includes these coding regions:
- the murF gene encoding UDP-N-acetylmuramoyl-tripeptide--D-alanyl-D-alanine ligase, producing MKKISTKDLKNITGAELINAELLKRRVIFNVSTDSRSVKKDDLFFALKGEKFDGHDFIDTAVKSEASVIVIHREWAKKHESYFRTFPCVFVIVDDTTIAYGELARIYRRKFDIPVIAIAGSNGKTTTKEMVSAVLRTKYDVLSTEGNLNNHIGVPQTLFRLRNKHDAAVIEIGTNHFGELNYLCEIAEPTHGLITNIGKEHLEFFGDEEGVAKEEKALFRYLSQHSGIAFVNCDDTYLASDCKSLKHTIGYGSATKADVRAKKIHIDELGQPEFSIEWTKKNISFVVQLSVPGPHNVTNALAASAIGLKLKVKAKKIVGALEQFSPASKRMEVMNYSGITILNDTYNSNPDSVIVALKTLQSFSATGKKVIVLGDMRELGDASKREHTNIGVIVSEMGFDQLFTIGPFSKYTSEAFGAAAKHYELKEELSNDLKKQLSNGDVVLIKGSRGMKMEDVVHRLTNTNGQLEAKDIH
- the murD gene encoding UDP-N-acetylmuramoyl-L-alanine--D-glutamate ligase, which gives rise to MSIQAVSGKKVSVIGAERSGVAVAQLLHSHNVKVFVSDFGSSESTQQHIAELRLGNIAGEFGGHSDAVYDCSVMVISPGVPTNAPVVLEAQKRGINVVAEIEVASWFCQGPIIAITGSNGKTTTTTLLGRIFSDAKKKHVVAGNIGTAFSSLVLDVDPETVVILEVSSFQLDFINTFRPKIAVILNITQNHLDRYNNSMEQYAASKARMVMNQTAEDFLISNADDEWTKKQVKSQKSKVIQFSTKRTIDEGAFEENRMLMTVIDREEHPIIAIDDISIKGEHNLQNAMAAALAAQLMGIKPAHIKSTLRNFKGVEHRQEFVREVNGIKYINNSKATTVEAVEMALKSYKDPIVLILGGKDKGNDYSTIFDLVKKKVKAIVATGYSADTIVKNFSEIVPVTKVATIGDTKPNIESMKKVIETATSLSIKGDVILLSPACTSFDWFKDYEERGRVFKQLVNQL
- a CDS encoding putative peptidoglycan glycosyltransferase FtsW — protein: MASEKNHIDRITLFVVLMLMVASTVVVYSASSTWAMQKMQSASGLVNKHIAKILVGLVVMFFAINLDYKKYKPLTKWVLIASIGLLFATRVLGGEVKGAARWLSVGGFSLQPSEIAKFALLFHLAYLLSNKREKLADFKTGFMPLMIWIGLVVLLVMVQPNFSTGSMIFALGMILVFVGGARIKHVLLSLCGLIPALLIYMVSAPYRMKRILSYVGFGSDESITSTANYQLHQGIIGFGNGGIFGVGMGQSKQRDLFLPESYGDFIFSIVGEEYGLIGTIIFIGLFLTILLRGLKIAKYAPDDFGKYLAIGITSTIVLYAIANALVTLGLAPTTGVPMPFVSYGGTAIIFSSFAVGVLLNISSQTDLHPRERQFIESVPMSIEPAVGKIY
- the mraY gene encoding phospho-N-acetylmuramoyl-pentapeptide-transferase, which codes for MLYHLLYWIEQVYHPPGFGVVKYLTFRAAMAAITALFISFIIGGKVIKMLKAKGIVTTYREGSPEKHKLKAGTPMMGGIIVIAAILIPTILWGDLTNTYVQMIILVTGGLGIVGFMDDYLKIVKKKKEGLIGWYKIIGQVSIGLILGYVLYSMPELKAINANTVTTVPFFKNLEFDFGILYIPLVIFIITATSNAVNLTDGLDGLAIGTSGIVAMTLGIIVYISGNIEFSSYLNIIYLRGNGELVVFCIALVGASLGFLWYNSYPAQIFMGDTGSLALGGAIGALTVMAKKELILPILGGIFFMETVSVIVQRLYFKYTKKKYGEGRRVFKMAPIHHHFELLGWAEPKIVTRFYILAILMMILSLTTFKVR
- a CDS encoding UDP-N-acetylmuramoyl-L-alanyl-D-glutamate--2,6-diaminopimelate ligase; translation: MTLSVLLQGVPVSKMFQTTYGKMVTTHDVKVSGIQYDSRKVQRENLFVALKGAGVDGHTFLSAAIANGAKVIVMEDDHAIPDAMCMHTGTVKIVVSNTRKALAQIAANYYGNPSAKMSMIGVTGTNGKTTTTFLIKQMLESDPKNKVGLIGTVEYAIGNEKLPATHTTPESLEMQQLFEQMVQKGCTHCVMEVSSHALQQYRVHGIDFKAAVFTNLTQDHLDYHGTMDQYFQAKKILFDGLSSKAVAITNVDSEYGTRIVEGCKAKVITYGVTNAADIKAENVSVSVNGFTAIIDNKPIATTLVGRFNVYNFLGAFGIMKGLGITPEVHVYSTLIPAPGRFDQIQSPKGWTAIVDYAHTPDALENCLQTIHDVLPQRRKNKIITIFGAGGNRDITKRPKMGAIAERLSDVMIVTSDNPRTEDPMEIISDILEGISAKAKPIVESDRGKAIAKGISIAQSGDVILVAGKGHEDYQVIGKEKIHFSDKEEILKSIH